In one window of Bradysia coprophila strain Holo2 chromosome X unlocalized genomic scaffold, BU_Bcop_v1 contig_44, whole genome shotgun sequence DNA:
- the LOC119070031 gene encoding LIM domain only protein 3-like isoform X2: MTMDLAKSEPITAASNQSNSPHQLCAGCGKQIQDRYLLRALDMLWHEDCLKCGCCDCRLGEVGSTLYTKGNLMLCKRDYLRLFGNTGLCAACNKVIPAFEMVMRARSNVYHLECFACQQCNHRFCVGDRFYLCENKILCEYDYEERLVFASIGNHPMLKRHANNVSQNQSQSSSFSKGNGISTHGMMAIEAQKSHDDHNNNNNSHGHPPGCGPMYGVSHLKIQHNN; encoded by the exons ATGACAATGGATCTTGCAAAATCGGAGCCGATAACGGCCGCCAGTAACCAGtcaaattcaccacatcaatTATGCGCCGGATGCGGTAAACAAATTCAAGATAGATATCTGTTAAGAGCATTGGATATGTTATGGCACGAAGACTGTCTGAAATGCGGATGCTGTGATTGTAGATTAGGTGAAGTTGGGTCTACGCTCTACACAAAAGGAAATTTAATGCTTTGTAAAAGAGATTATTTAAG ACTATTTGGTAATACAGGACTCTGTGCAGCATGTAATAAAGTGATACCGGCTTTCGAAATGGTTATGAGGGCAAGGAGTAATGTATATCACTTGGAATGTTTTGCTTGCCAACAGTGCAATCATAG ATTCTGTGTTGGCGATCGATTTTATTTGTGCGAAAATAAAATCCTTTGTGAATATGACTATGAAGAGCGATTAGTATTTGCATCGATTGGCAATCATCCAATGTTGAAAAGACATGCCAACAATGTGTCACAAAATCAATCACAATCGTCCAGTTTCAGCAAAGGAAATGGTATATCAACGCACGGTATGATGGCCATTGAAGCTCAGAAATCGCATGACGatcacaataataataataatagccATGGACATCCGCCTGGATGTGGACCGATGTATGGTGTGTCACATTTGAAAATTCAGCATAACAATTAA
- the LOC119070031 gene encoding LIM domain only protein 3-like isoform X1 yields the protein MESENEPEYARKLSARRKDLKPKMTMDLAKSEPITAASNQSNSPHQLCAGCGKQIQDRYLLRALDMLWHEDCLKCGCCDCRLGEVGSTLYTKGNLMLCKRDYLRLFGNTGLCAACNKVIPAFEMVMRARSNVYHLECFACQQCNHRFCVGDRFYLCENKILCEYDYEERLVFASIGNHPMLKRHANNVSQNQSQSSSFSKGNGISTHGMMAIEAQKSHDDHNNNNNSHGHPPGCGPMYGVSHLKIQHNN from the exons CCAAAAATGACAATGGATCTTGCAAAATCGGAGCCGATAACGGCCGCCAGTAACCAGtcaaattcaccacatcaatTATGCGCCGGATGCGGTAAACAAATTCAAGATAGATATCTGTTAAGAGCATTGGATATGTTATGGCACGAAGACTGTCTGAAATGCGGATGCTGTGATTGTAGATTAGGTGAAGTTGGGTCTACGCTCTACACAAAAGGAAATTTAATGCTTTGTAAAAGAGATTATTTAAG ACTATTTGGTAATACAGGACTCTGTGCAGCATGTAATAAAGTGATACCGGCTTTCGAAATGGTTATGAGGGCAAGGAGTAATGTATATCACTTGGAATGTTTTGCTTGCCAACAGTGCAATCATAG ATTCTGTGTTGGCGATCGATTTTATTTGTGCGAAAATAAAATCCTTTGTGAATATGACTATGAAGAGCGATTAGTATTTGCATCGATTGGCAATCATCCAATGTTGAAAAGACATGCCAACAATGTGTCACAAAATCAATCACAATCGTCCAGTTTCAGCAAAGGAAATGGTATATCAACGCACGGTATGATGGCCATTGAAGCTCAGAAATCGCATGACGatcacaataataataataatagccATGGACATCCGCCTGGATGTGGACCGATGTATGGTGTGTCACATTTGAAAATTCAGCATAACAATTAA